One region of Lathamus discolor isolate bLatDis1 chromosome 2, bLatDis1.hap1, whole genome shotgun sequence genomic DNA includes:
- the TMEM70 gene encoding transmembrane protein 70, mitochondrial — translation MQCHWHPNRPSPPAGPPCCTAGSLPGARWSRPGRSCRRNQSAGLRGGEGLPLVHRSPCCSPPPGRSGTRPDTMLLLLRAAGCRRAAAPASAAAAAWLGRAAQHGLPAALRRRVALPAAAGTQQVASLQGLAVRSLSTSTPHDHPEHGRLVYKGNLAKAVLGVKFFSYSTSIFNLFMMPYLMFKTGIGFESLFIQAAFYGVIGFFTFVTPVTLHVLTKGYVIRLYYKDEMDTYTAITYNAILAEKATVFHQKDVKIPDITKMFTTFYAKTKSMLVNPTLFADPQDFNHLMGYDKSFYFNLEEENEASEKK, via the exons ATGCAGTGCCACTGGCACCCTAACAGGCCCAGCCCACCCGCGGGGCCGCCGTGCTGTACCGCCGGCAGCCTGCCGGGGGCGCGGTGGAGCCGGCCAGGCCGCTCCTGCCGGCGGAACCAAAGCGCTGGCTTGCGGGGCGGTGAGGGGCTGCCGCTGGTGCACCGTTCGCCGTGCTGCTCTCCTCCGCCCGGCCGCAGCGGGACGCGGCCCGACacgatgctgctgctgctgcgggcTGCGGGCTGCCGGCGTGCCGCTGCCCCGGCctccgctgccgccgccgcctggCTGGGGCGCGCCGCTCAGCACGGGCTCCCCGCCGCTCTCCGCCGCCGGGTGGCCCTGCCCGCCGCCGCGGGGACCCAGCAG GTTGCATCTCTTCAAGGATTGGCTGTTCGCAGCCTCAGCACATCCACCCCTCATGATCACCCAGAGCACGGAAGATTAGTTTATAAAGGAAATTTGGCAAAGGCAGTGTTAG GTGTGAAGTTTTTCTCTTACTCCACCAGCATATTCAACCTATTCATGATGCCCTACCTCATGTTCAAAACTGGTATTGGATTTGAAAGTCTGTTTATCCAAGCTGCTTTTTATGGGGTGATAGGGTTTTTTACATTTGTAACTCCAGTTACGTTGCATGTCCTTACAAAAGGCTACGTGATTCGACTCTATTATAAAGATGAAATGGACACATACACAGCCATTACCTACAATGCAATCTTGGCAGAAAAAGCAACTGTTTTCCATCAGAAAGATGTAAAGATTCCAGACATCACCAAGATGTTTACAACATTTTATGCTAAAACAAAATCAATGCTTGTTAATCCTACACTTTTCGCAGATCCTCAGGATTTTAACCATCTCATGGGCTATGAcaaatccttttattttaacttagaggaagaaaatgaagccagtgaaaagaaataa